One Oncorhynchus nerka isolate Pitt River linkage group LG5, Oner_Uvic_2.0, whole genome shotgun sequence genomic window carries:
- the LOC115129566 gene encoding transmembrane protein 33-like: protein MADTEQTSAPPPQLGPVQFMLANKLETAMWLSRLFTIYCSVMFILPLLGPQAAANFYQRALLANALTSALRLHQRLPHFQLSRAFLAQALQEDSCHYLLYSLILVNSNPITMSIFPVFLFSLLHATAYTKKVLDAMGPNSLLFVRNFLNKLTANQQNILKFIACNEIFLMPATVFMLFSGQGSLLQPFIYYRFLTLRYTSRRNPYCRTLFSELRILLEHFIMKPACPAFFRKMCLNSIAFMSRLAPTGV from the exons ATGGCTGACACAGAGCAAACAAGTGCCCCTCCCCCTCAATTAGGGCCAGTG CAATTCATGTTGGCTAACAAACTAGAGACGGCAATGTGGCTCTCACGGCTCTTCACCATCTATTGCTCAGTAATGTTCATTCTACCACTCTTAGG ACCCCAGGCGGCTGCCAATTTCTACCAGCGTGCGCTGCTGGCCAACGCCCTCACCAGTGCTCTGCGACTACACCAGAGGCTCCCCCACTTCCAGCTCAGCAGGGCCTTTCTAGCCCAGGCACTCCAAGAGGACAGTTGTCACTACCTGCTGTACTCCCTCATCCTGGTCAACTCTAACCCCATCACAA TGAGCATATTCCCAGTCTTCCTCTTCTCGTTGCTTCATGCAACTGCCTACACAAAGAAGGTTCTTGAT GCAATGGGCCCCAATAGCCTGCTCTTTGTGAGGAACTTTCTCAACAAGCTCACAGCCAACCAGCAGAACATCCTGAAGTTCATCGCCTGCAACGAGATCTTCCTCATGCCAGCCACCGTATTCATGCTATTCAG TGGCCAGGGAAGCTTGCTGCAGCCTTTCATTTACTACAGGTTTCTAACTCTCCGCTACACCTCAAGGAGAAACCCATATTGCCG CACCCTATTCTCAGAGCTGCGGATTCTGCTGGAGCATTTCATCATGAAGCCCGCCTGCCCAGCCTTCTTCAGAAAGATGTGCCTCAACAGTATCGCCTTTATGAGTCGCCTGGCCCCCACCGGAGTGTGA